A stretch of the Panicum virgatum strain AP13 chromosome 9N, P.virgatum_v5, whole genome shotgun sequence genome encodes the following:
- the LOC120687935 gene encoding protein CHUP1, chloroplastic-like, with translation MMREGDTCVVLLRSKLHGLIERNRALEEENKQLRHQVSRLKGQVSSLEGQYTDKRMLWKKLENSAISISYSKEKQFVQSNDDAKEAVDLNSSLYHTRQQFSRATLVRSRPPRVPNPPPSPACLQSNTNVKKEGCMPPPPPPPPPPSKLQRSAKAIQRVPEVVELYRSFVRREGKNDAKSGSVAIPAATNSREMIGEIENKSAYVLAIKSDVENQGDFVNFLASEVQNAAYREIADVEEFVRWLDGELSYLVDERAVLKHFPNWPEKKADAMREAAFTYRDLKNLESEASSFHDDRRVATPMALKRMQALQDKIEQGIHNTERIRDSASGRYKDLKIPWEWMLDSGIINQLKMASLKLAKEYMNRIVNTLKSDPFANDEELLLQGVRFAFRIHQLAGGFDEGCRKAFQELKAYASKSE, from the exons ATGATGAGGGAGGGCGATACTTGTGTTGTACTTCTGAGAAGCAAGCTCCATGGCCTGATCGAGAGAAATCGTGCTCTGGAAGAGGAGAACAAACAGCTGAGACACCAAGTGAGCCGATTAAAAGGTCAGGTCTCATCTCTCGAAGGGCAATATACTGATAAGAGGATGCTATGGAAGAAATTGGAGAATTCTGCAATCAGCATCAGCTATTCCAAGGAAAAGCAGTTTGTCCAGAGCAACGATGATGCAAAGGAAGCCGTAGACCTCAACAGCTCATTGTATCACACCAGGCAGCAATTCTCGAGAGCAACGCTAGTGAGATCAAGGCCACCAAGGGTTCCAAATCCACCACCCAGTCCGGCATGCCTCCAGTCAAATACAAATGTGAAAAAGGAAGGATGCAtgccccctcctccaccaccacctccaccaccttcCAAATTGCAGAGAAGTGCAAAGGCGATACAAAGGGTGCCAGAGGTAGTTGAGTTGTACCGATCGTTCGTGCGGCGTGAAGGCAAAAATGATGCAAAGTCTGGATCCGTGGCAATTCCAGCAGCAACTAACAGCAGAGAGATGATCGGGGAGATTGAGAACAAATCAGCTTATGTTTTAGCT ATTAAATCAGATGTAGAAAATCAGGGCGACTTTGTGAACTTCCTCGCGAGTGAAGTTCAGAATGCAGCATACAGAGAGATAGCTGATGTTGAAGAGTTTGTGAGGTGGCTTGATGGGGAGTTGTCATACCTTGTGGATGAAAGAGCAGTGCTCAAACACTTTCCTAACTGGCCCGAGAAGAAAGCAGATGCCATGAGAGAAGCAGCATTCACTTATCGAGACCTGaagaacctagaatcagaagcGTCATCCTTCCATGATGATAGGAGAGTGGCTACACCCATGGCTCTCAAGCGCATGCAAGCTCTGCAGGATAA AATTGAACAAGGTATTCATAACACTGAACGAATAAGAGACAGTGCAAGTGGAAGATACAAGGATCTGAAGATCCCGTGGGAATGGATGCTCGACTCCGGAATCATAAACCAA CTAAAGATGGCTTCCTTGAAGCTTGCAAAAGAGTACATGAACCGCATTGTGAACACACTGAAGTCAGATCCATTTGCAAATGATGAGGAGCTCCTTCTGCAAGGTGTCCGCTTTGCCTTCCGCATACATCAG CTTGCAGGTGGCTTCGACGAAGGATGCCGTAAAGCATTCCAAGAACTAAAGGCTTACGCAAGCAAGTCAGAGTGA